In a single window of the Nicotiana tomentosiformis chromosome 8, ASM39032v3, whole genome shotgun sequence genome:
- the LOC138897733 gene encoding uncharacterized protein — protein MNSNRIWDCRHLREEVATLLKNGHLREFLSDRAKNNYSRNRDNTEPSKAGEEPPRQTINLIFGGNEINGVTFMAAKKMKVSITHSKRLRQDDITFTEEDADGLLLPHNDAMVISLNVLDSKIKRVVVDPRSSANIIQLRVLEQDKLTGSIIPATNLLA, from the coding sequence ATGAACAGTAACCGAATATGGGACTGTCGACACCTCCGAGAAGAGgtggcaacactattgaagaatggtcaccttagagaatttttgagtgaccgagctaagaacaattatagTCGTAACAGAGATAACACGGAAccttcgaaagcaggagaagaacccccacgccaaacgatcaatttgatcttcggagggaatgagattaacggggtcacctttatGGCAGCGaagaagatgaaagtatcaataactcatagtaaaagactccggcaagacgatatcactttcacagaggaggacgcagacggattgttgttaccacacaacgatgcaatggtaatttctttaaatgtgttggaTTCTAAGATTAAACGTGTTGTAGTGGATCCaagaagttcggctaatatcatacaattgagagtattggagcaagataaactcaccggaagcattattccggcaacaaaTCTCCTTGCTTGA
- the LOC138897732 gene encoding uncharacterized protein → MARIDAPESSPVEMVTSPPSGPVIDTVMIDNDEEASDDGASIHRRQRSSSSQQDTRPVERVTPTEDDASALWGEFDLVDNVNSYFRTPIIVLGTAGLSTGSLPSFVGEHPTSSTVFDAATSHSSTLSASSPSSPIPATATSLPSSLIPATATSLPSSSTIPLVIATSPPPVAPNHEKGVPLPQSPIHENLAQNYVVPSEDPQRMRNVTLSVSTGCNLLSRPVELANYLKSRKTGKRFRHSWESANFLASEVLQGLIHENEEIISARDQHLTEQKQHIARLSELEAKAAEVVVLEARLRKSEQEVHEAATTEKVTDLEAALNSKIEELAVVREKHAQLEDKYRKTIEHNRLFISTVRDLDVSLKFARSARENLSAEVTELKEELKLREASLVIKKTYTMYNMRRKTLEEAKATVSDFDAEIAKARELELAAKSRLPSRSDVPDPSGSSSEFSGTDEKLEDDDAEGQTDENVAPSMDPPTSPGDADTSLLPDSGDTAVWLLLSFFHFVLLPFWHFLVNKDIFLL, encoded by the exons ATGGCAAGGattgatgcccccgagtcatctccagTAGAGATGGTGACGAGCcctccttccgggccggtcatagacaccgtgatgattgataatgatgaagaagctagtgatgatggAGCTTCTATACATAGAAGacaacgatcctcatcatctcaacaggatactcgacctgttgagagagttacaccaaccgaggatgatGCCTCGGCgctttggggagagtttgatttggtagataatgtcaacTCCTATTTTCGGACCCCAATTATTGTTCTCGGTActgcggggctgagtaccgggtccttgccgtcttttgttggcgagcatccaacatCTAGCACTGTATTTGATGCAGctacttctcactcttcaactctatcagcttcatctccatcttcaccaataccagcaactgctacatcacttccatcttcactaataccagcaactgctacatcacttccatcttcatccactatTCCACTAGTAATTGCTACATCACCTCCACCAGTTGCACCTAACCATGAaaaaggtgttcctcttccacaatcCCCAATTCATGAGAATTTGGCGCAAAATTATGTTgtcccttctgaagatccacaaaggatgaggaacgttactctttcggtctctactggATGCAACTTGTTatcccggccggtggagcttgctaattatctgaagtcgagaaagactgggaaaagattcaggcactcttgggaaagt gccaactttcttgcttccgaggTCCTTCAGGGGTTGATTCATGAAAACGAAGAGATTATTTCCGCACGGGATCAACATTTGACAGAGCAGAAGCAACATATCGCTCGCCTTTCGgaactggaagccaaagctgCTGAGGTTGTTGTATTGGAAGCTCGTTTGCGGAAaagtgagcaagaagtg CACGAGGCTGCTACTACTGAAAAAGTGACTGACTTagaagcagccttgaactccaaaatcgaAGAGCTTGCTGTTGTGAGGGAGAAACATGCCCaattagaagataagtacaggaaaactatcgagcataataggcttttTATTTCAACTGTCCGCGACCTTGATGTCAGCCTCAAATTTGCTAGGTCCGCCAgggaaaacctttctgccgaggtaaccgaactcaaagaagaactcaagctcCGAGAGGCTTCCCTCGTTATTAAAAAAACTTACaccatgtacaacatgaggagaaaaaccttggaagaggccaaagctacTGTCAgtgactttgatgccgaaattgctaaggcacgCGAGCTTGAATTAGCTGCTAAAAGTCGACTCCCATCGAGGTCTGATGTACCTGACCCTTCTGGTTCTAGTTCTGAGTTTTCGGGAACTGATGAAAAATTAGAAGATGATGATGCCGAAGGCCAAACTGATGAAAATGTTGCACCATCGATGGACCCACCTACTTCTCCCGGGGATGCGGACACTTCTCTTCTTCCTGATTCCGGAGACACTGCAGTTTggcttttactttcttttttccattttgtacttttaccgttttggcactttcttgtaaataaagacatatttttgctctAG